The nucleotide sequence TGCCGTGGGCTGACCCGATGGCCGGGCTTTCCTTCGAACTACTGCTGCGCGTCGATCCCGAACCCTGGCACCGGGCGGCGGCCGACTGGGACCGGCTCGGCGGGTCGGTCGACGAGCGGGCCGATGCGCTCGTCCGATCGAGGCGGCGACTGCCGGCTGTCTGGGAGTCGGGCCCGGCCTCGGCGGCGGCCGGAGCTCGCTGCGACGGCCTGTGCGGCGAACTCGACGCGGCGTTCCCACCGGTGCTGCTGATCGCCCAGGCCCTCGCCCAGCACGGCAACACCGTCGCGGAACTGCGCGGCCGGGCCCGACAGCTCGTCGAGCAGGGCCGGGCCGCACAGGTCACCGTGCATCCGGACGGCTCGATGACTGTCGAGGAGGCACACGCCACCGACGCGACCGCCCGGGCGCTCTCCGCGCTGGTCTCGGCCCGGGACGCGCTGCTGCGGGAGGCCGCCGAACTCGACGCGCGGACCGCGAGGGTGATCGCCGAGAACACGGCGACGACCTCGGGTACGCCCGCGGCCAGGGTGGACGGCTCCAGCGTGCCGGCCAGGGGCACTCCGCCGGCCGAGGTGAAGAGATGGTGGGACTCGCTCACCCCGGCCCAGCGTCGGTACGCCGTCTCGGAACATCCGCACCTCGTCGGGGCCCTGGACGGGGTACCGGTGGCGAGACGGGACGTCGCCAACCGGATCGTGCTGGACCGGGAACTCGACGGGCGCACCGAGCGCCGGGCCGAACTGGACGCCCGGGAGGCGCACATCCGGGCCATGCTGGAGCAGGGTCGGGCCGCCGAACTCTATCCGAACGGGAACCACCCGGGCACCCTGCTCGGGCAACGGGAACTCCGCGAGATCGCCGAAGAGCGCGGTCGCATCGACGACACCCTGCGTGGGCTCCGCCCGATCGACGACCGGCTGGCGGACCCGGACAAGCCCCGGGCGTACCTGATCGGGCTCTCCACCGCCGACGACGGCCGGGCGATCGTCTCGGTCGGCAACCCGGACGCCGCCGACAACGTGCTCACCTACGTCCCCGGGGTCGGGGCCGAGCTGGCCGGGGTGGAGACCGGTATCGAACGGGCCGACCGGATGGCCCTGGACGCCAGGCGGGTCGACCCGGGCCAGGAGACCGCGTCGCTGTACTGGCTCGGCTATGACGCACCGGACGACGCCGTCGTCGACGCCCGCTCGAACAGCTACGCCGAGGCCGGTGCCCGGGAACTCCAGCGGTTCCAGGACGGCCTGCGGGTCAGCCACGAGGGGGAGCAGTCCCGCAACGTCGTCCTCGGGCACAGTTATGGCTCGCTGGTGATCGGGCACGCCGGCAGTGGCGCCGGGATCGACGCCGACGCCGTGGTCTTCGTCGGCGCCCCGGGGGTGGACGTCGACTCGG is from Micromonospora sp. WMMD1102 and encodes:
- a CDS encoding alpha/beta hydrolase gives rise to the protein MAGLSFELLLRVDPEPWHRAAADWDRLGGSVDERADALVRSRRRLPAVWESGPASAAAGARCDGLCGELDAAFPPVLLIAQALAQHGNTVAELRGRARQLVEQGRAAQVTVHPDGSMTVEEAHATDATARALSALVSARDALLREAAELDARTARVIAENTATTSGTPAARVDGSSVPARGTPPAEVKRWWDSLTPAQRRYAVSEHPHLVGALDGVPVARRDVANRIVLDRELDGRTERRAELDAREAHIRAMLEQGRAAELYPNGNHPGTLLGQRELREIAEERGRIDDTLRGLRPIDDRLADPDKPRAYLIGLSTADDGRAIVSVGNPDAADNVLTYVPGVGAELAGVETGIERADRMALDARRVDPGQETASLYWLGYDAPDDAVVDARSNSYAEAGARELQRFQDGLRVSHEGEQSRNVVLGHSYGSLVIGHAGSGAGIDADAVVFVGAPGVDVDSAPELRGVPAHEVWATRARHDEIAEWSPDFVHGVDPTEPGFGGRVFGSDPGNPDDWVATHSAYWDPGNLARENIAYIVTGQNDKVR